In one Sulfitobacter sp. LCG007 genomic region, the following are encoded:
- a CDS encoding ABC transporter ATP-binding protein: MAGGQSRVNEGLAVENLTFRYGQKVALDDVSLSVAPGTFCALLGPNGAGKSTLTALLTRLFVSRQGAIRIAGHDLSREPRAALARLGVVFQESTIDLNLTVRQNLAYFAALHGLARRGLDDRIDAALARLGMAERSEEKAAKLNGGHRRRMELARALLPGPAVLLLDEPTVGLDAAARNSITRQVHDLADEGLCVLWATHLTDEVRDTDQLLVLHRGRIIASGQTGALRGDLPLSDRFLEMTGVRA; the protein is encoded by the coding sequence GTGGCAGGGGGGCAATCACGGGTGAACGAAGGGCTGGCGGTCGAGAACCTGACTTTCCGCTATGGGCAGAAGGTCGCGCTGGACGACGTGTCGCTGAGCGTCGCGCCCGGGACGTTCTGTGCCCTGCTTGGGCCGAACGGTGCCGGGAAGTCGACGCTGACCGCGCTTCTGACGCGGCTTTTCGTGTCGCGGCAGGGTGCAATCCGCATCGCCGGCCATGACCTTTCGCGCGAGCCGCGTGCGGCACTGGCGCGTCTCGGCGTTGTGTTTCAGGAAAGCACCATCGATCTGAACCTTACCGTGCGCCAGAACCTCGCGTATTTCGCGGCGTTGCACGGGCTGGCGCGCAGGGGCCTGGATGATCGGATCGACGCGGCGCTGGCCCGGCTGGGAATGGCCGAGCGCTCGGAAGAGAAGGCCGCGAAGCTCAACGGCGGGCATCGCCGGCGCATGGAGCTGGCGCGCGCGCTGCTGCCCGGCCCGGCGGTTTTGCTGCTGGACGAGCCGACCGTCGGGCTGGATGCGGCCGCGCGAAATTCGATCACTCGGCAGGTACATGACCTCGCCGACGAGGGGCTCTGCGTGCTCTGGGCCACGCATCTGACGGACGAGGTGCGCGATACCGACCAGCTTCTGGTGCTGCATCGGGGCCGGATCATCGCTTCGGGCCAGACCGGCGCGCTGCGTGGCGACTTGCCCCTTTCCGACCGGTTCCTCGAAATGACGGGTGTGCGGGCATGA
- a CDS encoding ABC transporter permease: MTGYWNVTRAIVGREFLRFVHQRERFLSALVRPLVWLLVFAAGFRAALGLSIIPPYQTYITYETYIVPGLCAMVLLFNGMQSSLSLVYDRETGSMRLLLTSPFPRWWLLVARLLGSTAISVLQVYAFLAIAAAFGIVMPLWGYLAVLPGLVLAGLMLAALGLVLSSFIRQLENFAGVMNFVIFPMFFLSSALYPLWKMAESSRLLHDICAANPFTHAVELIRFLLYLQINWTALTWVVLSTAVFTLLAVWGYDPARGLMSRKA, translated from the coding sequence ATGACCGGATACTGGAACGTCACGCGCGCCATCGTGGGACGGGAATTCCTGCGTTTCGTGCACCAACGCGAACGGTTCCTGTCCGCCCTTGTCCGCCCGCTGGTGTGGCTGCTGGTGTTCGCGGCGGGTTTCCGCGCGGCGCTTGGCCTGTCGATCATCCCGCCCTACCAGACCTACATCACCTACGAGACCTACATCGTCCCCGGCCTCTGCGCGATGGTGCTGCTGTTCAACGGCATGCAGAGCTCGCTCAGCCTGGTCTACGACCGCGAGACCGGATCGATGCGGCTGCTGCTGACAAGCCCCTTTCCGCGCTGGTGGCTGCTTGTCGCACGGCTTCTGGGATCGACGGCGATATCGGTTCTGCAGGTCTATGCATTTCTCGCGATCGCGGCCGCCTTCGGCATCGTCATGCCGCTGTGGGGATATCTCGCGGTCCTGCCGGGTCTTGTGCTGGCGGGATTGATGCTCGCCGCGCTCGGACTCGTGCTGTCGAGCTTCATCCGGCAGCTCGAGAATTTCGCGGGGGTGATGAATTTCGTCATCTTCCCCATGTTCTTCCTGTCCTCGGCGCTTTACCCGCTCTGGAAGATGGCCGAAAGCTCACGCCTGCTGCACGACATCTGCGCGGCGAACCCGTTTACCCATGCGGTCGAGCTGATCCGCTTCCTGCTGTATCTGCAGATCAACTGGACGGCGCTGACGTGGGTCGTGCTGTCGACCGCGGTCTTCACGCTGCTGGCGGTCTGGGGCTACGATCCGGCGCGCGGCCTGATGTCGCGAAAGGCATGA
- a CDS encoding ATP-binding protein, producing MAALMWKASLKARLGVGALLLGLGTLLSAAILWLAMDEVSQRLEKALASEARMGSYSALSNQAASYLVIATETSQTNLPAAERRDRLAPVEEQLRLTFARLQNEVALAVEDARQLGLDEQSRFGTQSLGIARMQALLESTSRALARDVPDARELRPHIDALSAGFDPLLSQAVNTEVLFRNSILSGIETLRLRLRLIALAIAGVTLLALALYYFALIRPQFSRLDRLRQAAQQIGEEDFAVALPAGGGDEIGQLYGETSRMAAALAARKAEVRDEWARLNETIAERTEALRTANAALAEVDRNRRRFFADVSHELRTPLTVILMEAQIGTSLPGDTGKAFATIEARASRLIRKTEDLLRVARSESGQLQLDIAEISLGALLREVDREVSAEIASAGMTLDIAPAPEATLRGDGNWLRQVLASLLRNAVQHARSGGTLAVRASTAGGAVCIDVIDNGPGIADSERDAIFERFTRGSGSGATQGFGIGLALVRWVVEEHSGEITLHSPVARDEALGNAPGTKISVRLPMLGD from the coding sequence ATGGCAGCCCTGATGTGGAAAGCATCGCTGAAGGCCCGCCTCGGCGTCGGGGCGCTTCTGTTGGGGCTGGGGACGTTGCTGAGCGCGGCCATTCTCTGGCTGGCCATGGACGAGGTCAGCCAGCGGCTCGAGAAGGCACTCGCCTCAGAGGCGAGGATGGGATCCTATTCGGCGCTTTCAAACCAGGCGGCAAGCTATCTCGTCATCGCGACCGAGACCTCGCAGACAAACCTGCCCGCGGCAGAGCGGCGGGATAGACTGGCGCCCGTCGAGGAACAGCTCCGGCTCACCTTCGCGCGGCTGCAGAACGAAGTCGCGCTTGCGGTCGAGGATGCGCGGCAGCTGGGGCTCGACGAACAGTCGCGCTTTGGCACCCAATCCCTCGGGATCGCCCGGATGCAGGCCCTGCTGGAAAGCACCTCGAGGGCTCTGGCGCGGGATGTCCCGGACGCGCGCGAGCTACGGCCCCATATCGACGCGCTGTCCGCCGGCTTCGATCCCCTGCTCAGCCAGGCGGTCAACACCGAGGTCCTGTTCCGCAATTCGATCCTGTCGGGCATCGAGACGCTCAGGCTCCGTCTGCGTCTCATCGCGCTGGCCATCGCCGGTGTGACGCTCCTTGCGCTGGCACTATATTATTTCGCGCTGATCCGTCCGCAGTTCTCGCGACTTGACCGGCTGCGCCAAGCCGCGCAGCAGATCGGAGAAGAGGATTTCGCCGTCGCCCTGCCCGCCGGGGGCGGTGACGAGATCGGGCAGCTCTACGGCGAGACCAGCCGGATGGCGGCCGCGCTCGCGGCGCGCAAGGCGGAGGTCAGGGACGAATGGGCCCGGCTGAACGAAACCATCGCCGAACGGACCGAGGCGCTGCGCACCGCGAATGCCGCGCTGGCAGAGGTCGACAGGAATCGCAGACGCTTCTTCGCCGATGTCAGCCATGAGTTGCGCACGCCGCTCACGGTGATCCTCATGGAGGCGCAGATCGGAACCAGCCTGCCTGGCGATACCGGCAAGGCATTCGCGACCATCGAGGCGCGTGCCTCGCGTCTGATCCGCAAGACGGAAGATCTGCTGCGGGTGGCGCGGTCCGAGAGCGGTCAGCTTCAGCTCGATATCGCCGAGATCTCTCTCGGCGCGCTTCTGCGTGAGGTCGACCGCGAGGTCAGCGCGGAAATCGCCAGCGCCGGCATGACGCTCGATATCGCGCCGGCGCCGGAGGCGACACTGCGCGGCGACGGCAACTGGCTCCGGCAGGTACTGGCAAGCCTGCTTCGCAACGCGGTCCAGCACGCGCGGTCGGGCGGAACGCTTGCCGTCCGCGCCTCGACCGCCGGGGGGGCGGTCTGCATCGACGTCATCGACAACGGGCCGGGCATCGCGGACTCCGAACGGGATGCGATTTTCGAGCGTTTCACCCGCGGCAGCGGGTCGGGGGCAACGCAGGGCTTCGGCATCGGCCTCGCGCTGGTGCGATGGGTGGTGGAGGAGCATTCCGGGGAGATCACGCTGCACAGCCCGGTTGCCCGCGACGAGGCCCTGGGCAATGCACCCGGCACCAAGATATCGGTTCGACTGCCCATGCTCGGGGACTAG
- a CDS encoding response regulator transcription factor, with product MTIRLLIIDDDPEITSALVRGLSLHGYEAEAENRADRALDRLSGDGFAGAIVDVMLGADNGIELVRTARQRGATLPILMLSALSDVEERVAGLEAGANDYIVKPFSFDELVARLQVQELRSRKDMAEPAVLDLSRKCLTLAGERAELTDREIDLLALLSKNAGEPLSRGAIFDALWATEGSTSENVVDVYIGYLRKKLAGVDFGFEIKTIRNKGFMLEGRPPRLSGH from the coding sequence ATGACCATCCGGCTGCTCATCATCGACGACGACCCCGAAATCACCTCCGCGCTTGTCCGCGGACTGAGCCTGCATGGCTATGAGGCGGAAGCCGAGAACAGGGCGGATCGGGCGCTCGACCGGCTTTCGGGCGATGGGTTCGCGGGGGCCATCGTGGACGTGATGCTGGGGGCGGATAACGGGATCGAACTGGTCCGGACGGCCCGCCAGCGTGGCGCGACGCTGCCGATCCTGATGCTGTCGGCGCTTTCGGACGTGGAAGAGAGAGTCGCGGGGCTCGAGGCGGGGGCGAACGACTATATCGTCAAGCCCTTCAGCTTCGACGAACTGGTGGCCCGGCTGCAGGTCCAGGAATTGCGCAGCCGCAAGGACATGGCGGAACCCGCGGTGCTGGACCTGTCGCGCAAATGCCTGACGCTGGCCGGAGAGAGGGCGGAACTGACCGACCGCGAGATCGACCTGCTTGCCCTGCTGTCGAAAAATGCCGGGGAGCCGCTTTCGCGCGGCGCCATCTTCGACGCGCTCTGGGCGACGGAGGGTTCGACCAGCGAGAATGTGGTGGACGTCTACATCGGCTATCTGCGCAAGAAGCTGGCCGGCGTCGATTTCGGCTTCGAGATCAAGACCATCCGGAACAAGGGTTTCATGCTCGAGGGACGCCCGCCGCGCCTTTCCGGGCATTGA
- the pqqA gene encoding pyrroloquinoline quinone precursor peptide PqqA: MAWTKPKLREIECGMEINMYGPEEEDRQHDELF; encoded by the coding sequence ATGGCATGGACGAAACCCAAACTCCGCGAAATCGAATGCGGCATGGAAATCAACATGTACGGCCCCGAAGAGGAAGATCGTCAGCACGACGAACTCTTCTGA
- the pqqB gene encoding pyrroloquinoline quinone biosynthesis protein PqqB, with amino-acid sequence MAFRAHILGAAAGGGLPQWNCGCRNCMRARAGEIPAQSQSSLALSANGVDWAIMNASPDIRQQLAASEVLAPTGLRELPIRAVLVTNGDIDHVAGLLTLREMQPFTLFATESIHAVIDANPIFDALNRSVVTRTPIALDTPFELVRGIVATLFSVPGKVPLYMEGETVETDLMGEQTVGVAFESGGRRGFYIPGCAHLGDDLRQRLEGADMVLFDGTLWEDDEMIRAGLGQKTGRRMGHMSMSGPDGSIAAFEGMTIGRKVFVHMNNTNPVLDPGSAQRAEVEAAGWTVGQDGMELEA; translated from the coding sequence GTGGCGTTCCGCGCGCACATACTCGGCGCGGCCGCCGGCGGCGGCCTGCCACAATGGAACTGCGGGTGCAGGAACTGCATGCGCGCGCGGGCGGGCGAAATTCCCGCCCAGTCCCAGTCTTCGCTTGCGCTGAGCGCGAACGGTGTCGACTGGGCGATAATGAACGCGTCTCCCGACATACGCCAGCAGCTTGCCGCATCGGAGGTACTGGCGCCGACTGGTCTGAGGGAACTTCCGATCAGGGCGGTTCTCGTGACCAATGGCGATATCGATCACGTCGCCGGCCTGCTGACCCTGCGCGAGATGCAGCCTTTCACGCTTTTTGCCACCGAAAGCATTCATGCGGTGATTGACGCCAACCCGATATTCGACGCGCTGAACCGTTCCGTCGTCACCCGCACGCCGATCGCGCTCGACACGCCCTTCGAGCTTGTGCGCGGCATCGTTGCGACGCTGTTCTCGGTGCCCGGGAAGGTGCCGCTCTACATGGAGGGCGAGACCGTCGAAACCGACCTGATGGGCGAGCAGACGGTCGGGGTGGCCTTCGAAAGCGGCGGCCGGAGGGGGTTCTACATCCCCGGCTGTGCGCATCTGGGGGACGACCTTCGCCAACGGCTCGAGGGGGCGGACATGGTCCTGTTCGACGGCACGCTGTGGGAAGACGACGAGATGATCCGCGCCGGGCTCGGCCAGAAGACCGGCAGGCGCATGGGACACATGTCGATGAGCGGCCCGGATGGCTCGATCGCCGCTTTCGAGGGGATGACCATAGGGCGCAAGGTCTTTGTCCACATGAACAACACCAACCCGGTACTGGATCCCGGATCCGCTCAGAGAGCAGAGGTGGAGGCCGCGGGATGGACCGTCGGCCAGGACGGAATGGAGCTGGAAGCATGA
- the pqqC gene encoding pyrroloquinoline-quinone synthase PqqC yields MTRSRDEFEARLRQIGAERYHDLHPFHDRLHGGSCTPDEVRAWVINRYYYQHSIPMKDAAFMSRVEDPALRRQWRSRIEDHDGTETNEGGIRRWLRLAQAVGLDPDYVASREGVLPATRFAVDAYVRFVREKTLLEAVAASLTELFAPRIHASRIEGLLKNYDFADDSALSYFRNRLKEAPKDVAFGLAWVLDHADTDEKQDMAAAALIFKTDVLWSQLDALWSAYVAPGRIPPGGWVPGTGLLLERAS; encoded by the coding sequence ATGACCCGATCCCGTGACGAGTTCGAAGCGCGGCTCCGCCAGATCGGGGCCGAGCGCTATCACGATCTTCATCCTTTCCACGACCGGCTGCACGGCGGCAGCTGCACACCCGACGAAGTGCGCGCCTGGGTGATCAACCGCTACTACTATCAGCATTCGATCCCGATGAAGGATGCAGCCTTCATGAGCCGGGTCGAGGATCCGGCGCTGCGCCGCCAGTGGCGCTCGCGGATCGAGGATCACGACGGCACCGAAACCAACGAAGGCGGCATCCGGCGCTGGTTGCGGCTGGCACAGGCGGTGGGGCTTGATCCCGACTATGTCGCGTCCCGTGAGGGCGTGCTTCCGGCGACCAGGTTCGCCGTCGACGCCTATGTGCGCTTTGTCCGAGAAAAGACCCTGCTCGAGGCGGTGGCGGCATCGCTGACCGAGCTCTTCGCGCCCAGGATCCACGCCAGCCGGATCGAGGGCCTGCTCAAGAACTACGATTTCGCCGATGACAGTGCGCTGTCCTATTTCCGCAACCGGCTGAAGGAAGCGCCAAAGGACGTGGCCTTCGGGCTTGCCTGGGTGCTCGATCACGCAGACACCGACGAAAAGCAGGACATGGCCGCCGCGGCGCTGATCTTCAAGACCGATGTGCTCTGGTCCCAGCTTGATGCGCTCTGGAGTGCGTATGTCGCGCCGGGCCGGATCCCGCCCGGTGGCTGGGTGCCCGGCACCGGCCTGCTGCTGGAAAGGGCATCCTGA
- the pqqD gene encoding pyrroloquinoline quinone biosynthesis peptide chaperone PqqD: MEPQDIPVLPRGVRIHRDRVRDTWVLLAPERTLVLDDIGHAILSEVDGARDFGAIAAGLAVKYAAPVEQITQDAAAFLGGLRQRRFLDIAR, encoded by the coding sequence ATGGAGCCGCAGGACATACCCGTCCTGCCGCGCGGCGTTCGGATTCATCGCGACCGCGTACGCGACACATGGGTGCTGCTTGCGCCCGAACGTACGCTGGTGCTTGACGATATCGGCCATGCGATCCTTTCGGAAGTGGACGGCGCGCGCGACTTCGGCGCGATTGCCGCGGGGCTTGCGGTGAAATACGCGGCCCCTGTCGAACAGATCACTCAGGACGCGGCGGCCTTTCTTGGCGGACTGCGCCAGCGTCGTTTCCTGGACATCGCGCGATGA
- the pqqE gene encoding pyrroloquinoline quinone biosynthesis protein PqqE, with the protein MNAPQPPIAMLAELTHRCPLSCPYCSNPLELAARSSELDTETWKRVFREAAEIGVLQLHLSGGEPASRRDLTELVRAAREAGLYVNLITSGIGLTERRLRELDEAGLDHVQLSLQGTTPEMADEIGGYKGGFARKMQVAGWIGEIGFPLTLNAVLHRRNLHQLPRAIEMALEMGARRIEIATVQFHGWALNNRDALMPTRAQADEATRLVTEARARLKGRLVIDYVTADYYDDYPKRCMGGWGTTGLNVNPEGRVLPCHAAEIIPGLSFDSVKDRPLGEIWRNGAAFNAFRGTDWMQEPCRSCARKTVDFGGCRCQAMAILGDPAATDPVCIKSPHHMALRERAEQHAVRDDAPLVYRVAPVG; encoded by the coding sequence ATGAACGCCCCGCAGCCGCCCATCGCGATGCTGGCGGAGCTGACCCATCGCTGTCCGCTGTCCTGTCCCTATTGCTCGAATCCGCTGGAGCTGGCCGCCCGCAGCAGCGAACTCGATACCGAAACCTGGAAGCGGGTGTTCCGCGAGGCAGCCGAGATCGGCGTGCTGCAGCTCCATCTGTCGGGCGGCGAACCTGCCTCGCGTCGTGATCTGACCGAGCTGGTGCGGGCCGCGCGCGAGGCCGGGCTCTATGTCAACCTGATCACCTCGGGTATCGGGCTGACCGAACGGCGTCTGCGCGAACTCGACGAGGCCGGGCTCGACCATGTTCAGCTTTCGTTGCAGGGCACGACACCCGAGATGGCCGACGAGATCGGCGGATACAAGGGCGGCTTTGCCCGCAAGATGCAGGTCGCAGGGTGGATCGGGGAGATCGGCTTTCCCCTGACCCTGAACGCGGTGCTGCATCGGCGCAACCTGCACCAGCTGCCGCGGGCAATCGAGATGGCCCTCGAGATGGGCGCGCGCCGTATCGAGATCGCGACAGTGCAGTTCCACGGCTGGGCGCTCAACAACCGCGACGCGCTTATGCCGACCCGTGCGCAGGCCGATGAGGCCACGCGACTGGTGACGGAGGCGCGGGCGCGGCTGAAGGGACGGCTGGTGATCGACTATGTCACCGCGGATTACTACGACGACTATCCAAAGCGCTGCATGGGCGGCTGGGGCACGACCGGCCTGAACGTCAACCCGGAGGGCAGGGTGCTGCCCTGTCACGCTGCCGAGATCATCCCGGGTCTTTCCTTCGACAGCGTGAAGGACCGCCCGCTGGGCGAGATCTGGCGCAATGGCGCTGCCTTCAACGCCTTTCGGGGGACCGACTGGATGCAGGAACCCTGCCGGTCCTGCGCGCGCAAGACCGTGGATTTCGGCGGCTGCCGGTGTCAGGCGATGGCGATCCTCGGCGATCCGGCGGCCACCGATCCGGTCTGCATCAAGTCGCCACACCACATGGCGCTGCGCGAGCGGGCGGAGCAACATGCGGTCAGGGACGACGCCCCGCTGGTCTACCGCGTCGCGCCCGTGGGCTGA
- a CDS encoding heme ABC transporter ATP-binding protein yields the protein MISAENISVTIGGTDILREINFQAFAGEVTAIVGPNGSGKTTLMKALTGDIPHAGRISLNGRDIVRCKPWELAAVRGVLPQASVLAFPFTVIEVVRMGLRAGSSGAQGHRAMAALARVGLAGHAGRHFQNLSGGEQQRVQLARVLAQVWEPLQDDTPRWLLLDEPVSSLDIAHQIEVMEIARDYAKGGGGVVAVMHDLNLTAIYADRLTILSAGEVLASGTPRDVMTGATLSKAYGCKLDVSRIPEPGVPFVLPHGASLHT from the coding sequence ATGATCAGCGCCGAGAACATATCCGTCACCATCGGCGGAACCGACATCCTCAGGGAGATCAACTTCCAGGCCTTCGCAGGCGAGGTTACCGCCATCGTGGGGCCAAACGGATCGGGGAAGACAACCCTGATGAAGGCGCTGACGGGCGACATCCCTCACGCGGGCCGCATCTCGCTGAACGGGCGCGACATAGTGCGCTGCAAACCATGGGAACTGGCCGCGGTCCGCGGCGTGCTGCCCCAAGCCTCGGTTCTCGCCTTCCCTTTCACGGTCATCGAGGTCGTGCGCATGGGCCTGCGCGCCGGCAGTTCGGGCGCGCAGGGCCACCGCGCCATGGCGGCGCTGGCGCGGGTCGGGCTGGCCGGGCATGCGGGACGCCATTTCCAGAACCTCTCCGGCGGCGAGCAGCAGCGTGTCCAGCTCGCCCGCGTCCTCGCGCAGGTCTGGGAGCCGCTGCAGGACGACACGCCGCGCTGGCTGCTTCTGGACGAGCCGGTGTCGAGCCTCGACATCGCCCACCAGATCGAGGTGATGGAGATCGCCCGCGACTATGCGAAAGGCGGCGGCGGCGTGGTCGCGGTCATGCATGACCTGAACCTGACGGCCATCTATGCGGACCGGCTCACGATCTTGTCGGCGGGCGAAGTGCTGGCGTCGGGAACGCCGCGCGACGTGATGACCGGCGCGACACTGTCAAAGGCCTACGGCTGCAAGCTCGACGTCAGCCGCATCCCCGAACCCGGCGTGCCTTTCGTCCTGCCCCACGGCGCGTCCCTGCACACCTGA